Proteins encoded within one genomic window of Anopheles gambiae chromosome 3, idAnoGambNW_F1_1, whole genome shotgun sequence:
- the LOC1279267 gene encoding CLIP domain-containing serine protease B15-like: MTAINISFLLLLLILAVRSHQRTVQGEQECTLVTHEGEESKGVLVPADQCTTFREQPENKDLRPTHPVCCAVFQSDQTCGRLSQYADEFSFDSRETQLDQFPWAAMVLLRRVQKLVCSGSLIASRFVLSAAHCFVDVRGTSKPATDYRVRLGDWDLELDEDCLYVRGQLVCNEQQPVDYAVERIISHGDFQRQRRDFLHDIALLKLAEAVEYGAQIGPACLPNWNVGVPLIAGQKFTVFGWGRTRSYSGVRRKYKIEMPGRNISACVRAYGLRAPEVPRIHLCVGGVYRKDVCHGDSGGALMRRESNRWVQEGIVSFGAYRCGKPLPGVYTNVAHYIDWIQWAIDVSSS, encoded by the exons ATGACGGCTATCAACATTTCATTTCTGCTACTTCTCTTAATACTTGCCGTTCGTTCGCATCAACGCACTGTTCAGGGTGAGCAAGAGTGTACATTAGTAACGCATGAAGGTGAAGAATCGAAAGGAGTTCTGGTCCCCGCCGACCAATGTACCACATTTCGGGAGCAACCAGAAAACAAAGACTTGCGCCCTACGCACCCCgtctgctgtgctgtgtttcaAAGTGACCAAACCTGTGGACGACTGTCGCAGTATGCCGACGAATTTAGCTTCGATAGCCGCGAAACGCAACTGGATCAGTTTCCGTGGGCagcgatggtgctgctgcgccGGGTTCAGAAGCTTGTGTGCAGTGGTTCACTGATCGCTAGCCGGTTCGTTCTGTCGGCGGCTCACTGCTTTGTGGATGTGCGCGGTACGAGTAAACC AGCAACCGATTACCGGGTACGGTTAGGTGATTGGGATCTTGAGCTCGATGAGGATTGCCTGTACGTGCGCGGCCAGCTCGTTTGCAATGAGCAGCAGCCGGTGGATTATGCCGTCGAGCGGATCATTAGTCATGGGGACTTTCAACGACAGCGGAGGGACTTTTTGCACGACATTGCACTGCTCAAGCTTGCCGAAGCGGTAGAGTACGGTGCACAGATAGGACCTGCATGTTTACCAAACTGGAACGTTGGAGTTCCGCTGATTGCTGGTCAGAAATTTACTGTCTTCGGTTGGGGACGAACGCGGTCTTATTCGGGGGTAAGGCGCAAGTACAAGATTGAGATGCCGGGCAGGAATATAAGTGCGTGCGTAAGGGCTTACGGGTTGCGCGCGCCGGAGGTGCCTCGGATACATCTGTGCGTTGGAGGAGTGTATAGAAAAGACGTGTGCCATGGTGACTCAGGAGGTGCTCTGATGCGAAGGGAATCGAATCGATGGGTGCAGGAGGGCATTGTAAGCTTTGGAGCGTATCGCTGTGGGAAGCCATTGCCTGGCGTGTATACAAATGTCGCTCACTACATTGATTGGATTCAGTGGGCCATAGATGTCTCTTCGAGTTAA